Proteins encoded within one genomic window of Brienomyrus brachyistius isolate T26 chromosome 22, BBRACH_0.4, whole genome shotgun sequence:
- the asphd1 gene encoding aspartate beta-hydroxylase domain-containing protein 2 isoform X1 yields MRNRYVSRRGAIHTQAQKSGKQCPPALPSDPRMHWTLELLPLPPCPELGTQPFSGILWTLLVLFLWYCYRVGSDPPVAGRSHPGKLKSSSVRSSRTPRSPGGSAGGARAGSQAGMSKASGTSGSPCITMELGEEEEEEDAEMGHRRGYLTPVLSHTLFPAQAPPASKKLYGALQEYAKRYSWAGMGRIHKGLRDQAQLSDRSSIQKPHLFYLPDVPSIPFYPRDAHRHDIEVLEANYPIILTEFQAVYQRGVDTKLGWTYVGPKGQAVFPLYNAGVCVVRNCRSCPHSYRTLLSLRTFIGSNSLGAAGFWILRPGAVLGGGYGPTNTRLRCHLGLQTPPQCELVVGGEPQCWSEGHCLLVDDSFLHTVSHNGGAEDGPRVIFSVDLWHPNIAAAERQALDYIFSPEK; encoded by the exons ATGCGGAACAGATACGTGAGTCGCAGAGGCGCAATCCACACGCAGGCACAGAAAAGCGGAAAACAGTG CCCACCAGCTCTGCCCTCTGATCCCAGAATGCATTGGACGCTGGAGCTCCTACCTCTGCCCCCTTGCCCTGAGCTTGGGACCCAGCCTTTTAGTGGGATACTGTGGACTCTGCTGGTGCTCTTTCTCTGGTACTGCTATCGGGTGGGCTCTGACCCCCCTGTGGCAGGCAGGAGCCATCCAGGAAAACTGAAGTCCAGCTCTGTTCGCTCTAGCCGGACACCTCGATCCCCTGGGGGCTCAGCTGGTGGCGCCAGGGCAGGCAGCCAAGCGGGGATGTCTAAAGCCTCTGGGACCAGCGGCTCCCCCTGCATCACCATGGAACtaggagaagaggaggaagaggaggatgcTGAGATGGGGCATCGTCGTGGTTACCTCACACctgtgctgagtcacacactcttCCCTGCTCAAGCTCCACCTGCCAGTAAAAAGCTGTATGGCGCCCTGCAGGAGTATGCGAAACGTTACAGCTGGGCAGGCATGGGAAGGATTCACAAAGGACTGAGGGACCAG GCTCAGCTTAGCGATCGCTCATCTATCCAGAAGCCCCATCTCTTTTATCTCCCCGATGTTCCCAGCATCCCTTTCTATCCACGTGATGCCCACCGGCACGACATCGAGGTCCTAGAGGCCAACTATCCCATCATCCTCACGGAGTTCCAGGCAGTGTATCAGCGGGGTGTGGACACCAAGTTGGGATGGACCTATGTAGGGCCAAAG GGGCAGGCTGTGTTCCCGCTGTACAACGCCGGTGTCTGTGTGGTGAGGAACTGCCGCTCCTGCCCCCACAGCTACCGCACCCTCCTCTCCCTCCGCACATTCATCGGCAGCAACTCGCTGGGCGCCGCCGGCTTCTGGATCCTGCGACCTGGtgccgtgctgggggggggctacGGGCCCACCAACACTCGGCTGCGTTGCCATCTGG ggctGCAGACTCCTCCACAGTGTGAGTTAGTGGTCGGGGGGGAGCCTCAGTGCTGGTCAGAGGGACACTGCCTCCTGGTGGACGACTCTTTCCTGCACACAGTATCACACAATG GTGGAGCGGAAGATGGACCAAGAGTGATATTCAGCGTGGACCTGTGGCATCCAAACATTGCTGCAGCTGAAAGACAAGCCTTGGACTACATATTCTCGCCTGAGAAATAA
- the asphd1 gene encoding aspartate beta-hydroxylase domain-containing protein 2 isoform X2: MHWTLELLPLPPCPELGTQPFSGILWTLLVLFLWYCYRVGSDPPVAGRSHPGKLKSSSVRSSRTPRSPGGSAGGARAGSQAGMSKASGTSGSPCITMELGEEEEEEDAEMGHRRGYLTPVLSHTLFPAQAPPASKKLYGALQEYAKRYSWAGMGRIHKGLRDQAQLSDRSSIQKPHLFYLPDVPSIPFYPRDAHRHDIEVLEANYPIILTEFQAVYQRGVDTKLGWTYVGPKGQAVFPLYNAGVCVVRNCRSCPHSYRTLLSLRTFIGSNSLGAAGFWILRPGAVLGGGYGPTNTRLRCHLGLQTPPQCELVVGGEPQCWSEGHCLLVDDSFLHTVSHNGGAEDGPRVIFSVDLWHPNIAAAERQALDYIFSPEK; the protein is encoded by the exons ATGCATTGGACGCTGGAGCTCCTACCTCTGCCCCCTTGCCCTGAGCTTGGGACCCAGCCTTTTAGTGGGATACTGTGGACTCTGCTGGTGCTCTTTCTCTGGTACTGCTATCGGGTGGGCTCTGACCCCCCTGTGGCAGGCAGGAGCCATCCAGGAAAACTGAAGTCCAGCTCTGTTCGCTCTAGCCGGACACCTCGATCCCCTGGGGGCTCAGCTGGTGGCGCCAGGGCAGGCAGCCAAGCGGGGATGTCTAAAGCCTCTGGGACCAGCGGCTCCCCCTGCATCACCATGGAACtaggagaagaggaggaagaggaggatgcTGAGATGGGGCATCGTCGTGGTTACCTCACACctgtgctgagtcacacactcttCCCTGCTCAAGCTCCACCTGCCAGTAAAAAGCTGTATGGCGCCCTGCAGGAGTATGCGAAACGTTACAGCTGGGCAGGCATGGGAAGGATTCACAAAGGACTGAGGGACCAG GCTCAGCTTAGCGATCGCTCATCTATCCAGAAGCCCCATCTCTTTTATCTCCCCGATGTTCCCAGCATCCCTTTCTATCCACGTGATGCCCACCGGCACGACATCGAGGTCCTAGAGGCCAACTATCCCATCATCCTCACGGAGTTCCAGGCAGTGTATCAGCGGGGTGTGGACACCAAGTTGGGATGGACCTATGTAGGGCCAAAG GGGCAGGCTGTGTTCCCGCTGTACAACGCCGGTGTCTGTGTGGTGAGGAACTGCCGCTCCTGCCCCCACAGCTACCGCACCCTCCTCTCCCTCCGCACATTCATCGGCAGCAACTCGCTGGGCGCCGCCGGCTTCTGGATCCTGCGACCTGGtgccgtgctgggggggggctacGGGCCCACCAACACTCGGCTGCGTTGCCATCTGG ggctGCAGACTCCTCCACAGTGTGAGTTAGTGGTCGGGGGGGAGCCTCAGTGCTGGTCAGAGGGACACTGCCTCCTGGTGGACGACTCTTTCCTGCACACAGTATCACACAATG GTGGAGCGGAAGATGGACCAAGAGTGATATTCAGCGTGGACCTGTGGCATCCAAACATTGCTGCAGCTGAAAGACAAGCCTTGGACTACATATTCTCGCCTGAGAAATAA
- the LOC125717657 gene encoding phosphatidylinositol transfer protein beta isoform-like, with protein sequence MVLIKEYQVLLPCSVEEYQVGQLYSVAEASKNNTGGGEGIEVLRNEPYEKDGEKGQYTHKIYHIHSKVPSFIQMFAPEGALIFHEKAWNAYPYCRTIVTNEYMKDDFFIKIETWHKADLGTTDNPHGLTPEEWEDTEVVPIDIADRSQVDDLDFKADEDPAIFHSEKTGRGPLGPGWKTELHGSNWPFMTAYKLVTVHFRWWGLQGRVEKFIHKQEKRLFTNFHRQLFCWLDRWVDLSMEDIRRMEEETQRELDQMRNQGPVRGMKAGED encoded by the exons ATGGTGCTCATTAAGGAATA ccaaGTGCTCCTGCCATGTTCTGTAGAAGAG TATCAGGTCGGCCAGCTGTACTCTGTGGCCGAAGCCAGCAAGAACAACACCGGTGGAGGGGAAGGCATCGAGGTCCTGCGCAACGAGCCGTATGAAAAGGACGGGGAGAAGGGCCAGTACACGCACAAGATCTACCACATCCACAG TAAGGTGCCCAGTTTCATCCAGATGTTTGCCCCTGAAGGAGCCTTGATCTTCCACGAAAAGGCTTGGAACGCGTACCCCTACTGTCGCACCA TTGTGACT AATGAATACATGAAAGACGACTTCTTCATTAAGATCGAGACCTGGCACAAGGCGGACCTGGGAACCACGGACAAC CCTCACGGCTTGACCCCAGAGGAGTGGGAAGACACGGAGGTGGTGCCCATCGACATCGCGGACCGCTCGCAGGTGGATGACCTG GACTTCAAGGCTGATGAGGACCCAGCCATCTTCCACTCAGAGAAGACTGGCAGGGGACCCTTGGGTCCGGGCTGGAAG ACAGAGCTGCATGGAAGTAACTGGCCCTTCATGACCGCCTACAAGCTGGTGACCGTTCACTTCCGCTGGTGGGGGCTGCAGGGCAGGGTGGAGAAATTCATTCACAAG CAGGAGAAGAGGCTCTTCACCAATTTTCACCGTCAGCTTTTCTGCTGGCTGGATCGCTGGGTGGACCTGTCTATGGAGGACATCAGGAGAATGGAAGAGGAGACGCAGCGAGAGCTAGACCAG ATGCGTAACCAGGGACCGGTTAGAGGGATGAAAGCAGGTGAAGATTAG
- the LOC125717656 gene encoding protein yippee-like 3 — translation MVKLSKIKTFQAYLDSCERKYSCVHCRAHLASHDELLSKSFQGSQGRAYLFNSVVNVGCGPAEERLLLTGLHAVADIYCESCHTTLGWKYEQAFELSQKYKEGKFIIEVSHMIKDNGWE, via the exons ATGGTGAAGCTGTCGAAGATTAAAACTTTCCAGGCATACCTGGACTCCTGTGAGCGTAAGTATAGCTGTGTCCATTGCCGGGCACACCTGGCCAGCCACGATGAGCTGCTGTCTAAG TCTTTCCAAGGCAGCCAGGGACGGGCCTACTTATTCAACTCTGT GGTGAACGTGGGCTGCGGGCCAGCTGAGGAGCGCCTCCTGCTGACAGGACTGCACGCGGTGGCGGACATTTACTGCGAGAGCTGCCACACcaccctgggctggaaatac GAACAAGCTTTTGAACTCAGCCAGAAGTACAAGGAGGGGAAGTTCATCATCGAGGTGTCCCACATGATCAAGGATAATGGGTGGGAGTGA
- the gdpd3a gene encoding lysophospholipase D GDPD3a: protein MASSLYYIIPALGGYALASFYLLKNPHILHKKKRVAFYCRHISHRGGSGERIESTMEAFRHAEEAGTHMLEMDCHMTKDGHVIVSHDENLLRQTGVDVNISSVNLEDLPLYKERLEVTFREGYFGTGTDRKFALLEDVFRSFPKMPINIEIKEDNDQLIKKVSSLVRQYGREDFTVWASVESGIMKKCLKENPSMPYMFTMVRGLQLLLLFYTGLLPFIPLGESFLQIYLPHVFNRTYIPDSPILRNRFVIFLIEKITMRKSLLKHMVERGIQVHLFVCNELTDIEEAFAFGATGVMTDYPTLLADYLRTHPQITPPCSH, encoded by the exons ATGGCCAGTTCCCTGTACTACATAATCCCAGCCTTGGGGGGTTACGCTCTTGCTTCCTTCTACCTGCTGAAGAACCCCCACATCCTGCACAAGAAGAAACGTGTGGCCTTCTACTGCAGGCATATCTCTCACAGAGGGG GTTCAGGAGAGAGAATCGAGAGCACGATGGAAGCCTTCAGACA TGCTGAAGAGGCAGGAACACATATGCTGGAGATGGACTGTCACATGACCAAGGACGGTCATGTGATCGTCTCACATGATGAGAATCTCCTGCGACAAACTGGAGTGGATGTCAATATCTCATCTGTCAACTTGGAG GACCTGCCTCTCTATAAAGAAAGGTTAGAGGTCACTTTTCGTGAAG GGTATTTCGGCACGGGCACGGACAGAAAGTTTGCTCTGCTGGAAGACGTCTTCCGGAGTTTTCCGAAAATGCCAATCAACATTGAGATTAAAGAAGACAACGACCAACTGATCAAGAAG GTATCCTCGCTCGTGCGGCAGTATGGTAGAGAGGACTTCACGGTGTGGGCCAGCGTTGAGTCCGGCATCATGAAAAAATGCCTCAAAGAG AACCCTTCCATGCCATACATGTTCACCATGGTGAGaggcctccagctcctcctgctCTTCTACACCGGCCTGCTGCCCTTCATCCCACTGGGAGAGAGCTTCCTGCAGATTTACCTGCCCCATGTCTTCAACCG GACATACATTCCTGATTCTCCAATTCTGAGGAACAGATTTGTCATCTTTCTGATTGAGAA GATAACGATGAGGAAAAGTCTGTTGAAACACATGGTGGAACGAGGTATTCAG GTGCACCTCTTTGTCTGTAATGAGCTGACAGACATTGAGGAAGCCTTTGCTTTTGGGGCAACAGGAGTGATGACTGATTACCCCACGCTCCTGGCGGATTACCTCCGCACTCATCCGCAGATCACTCCACCCTGCAGCCATTAG